The proteins below come from a single Stomoxys calcitrans chromosome 1, idStoCalc2.1, whole genome shotgun sequence genomic window:
- the LOC106087788 gene encoding mucin-19 yields the protein MQKQEKRRELRLKRFWRSPKTTSSEESTGYESPTRAKNSNDVQRFNHLHYTSLAQSAPHHDGGADSEGGGGGGRGSSNNKNKSCLSVGGGGSSLNNKPTCSLPLLQVWPSQDSPRGEADGQSFIFPAIAETSTSSSSGGGNSTSTSGGGTTLITSTSGGNSNSNSASNHLTLNTEERRNSLYCDTLHAGDSGIDSVQASPSPNALPPPPGSTLIGMANPSADIGSCNVSPATTPTQGSPNLSLMGANRMGARASISVGAPNYRRKSSALLHPDHARLFALRMKHAAALERAQTSPDQTSIEDATEFHDNGLATNLRLCSASSSTTSSLTSVAAVSLGGGVSSSAAAAAALAAAAGAGAQQRVSDPWLQPQSDRERDSRHERRRSSTVTRYSLFDALDLEYALLRAAARGSVGPYSLSESIHKLTFTQSLAFPALARGLASKRRRSNTRMSSRPLNPNESGLNTCAKVVTAVILVAISFMVFLIVYKFVRT from the exons ATGCAG aaacaagaaaaaagacGCGAATTGCGCCTGAAACGATTTTGGCGCTCGCCAAAAACCACTTCATCCGAAGAATCAACCGGATACGAGAGTCCTACGCGTGCCAAGAACTCAAATGATGTCCAACGTTTTAATCATTTGCACTACACCAGTTTGGCTCAGAGTGCACCCCACCATGATGGTGGGGCGGATAGCGAAGGTGGTGGCGGTGGGggtcgcggcagcagcaacaacaagaacaaatcTTGCTTGAGTGTGGGCGGAGGAGGATCGTCGTTGAACAATAAGCCAACATGTTCGTTGCCGTTACTGCAAGTCTGGCCAAGTCAG GATTCACCCCGAGGCGAAGCGGATGGCCAGTCTTTTATTTTTCCTGCGATTGCTGAGACCAGCACCAGTAGCAGTAGCGGTGGCGGCAACAGCACCAGCACCAGCGGCGGAGGCACCACCCTGATCACCAGCACCTCGGGGGGTAATAGCAATAGCAACAGTGCCAGCAATCACTTGACTCTCAACACCGAGGAAAGGCGCAACTCACTATACTGTGATACCTTGCATGCCGGCGATTCGGGAATCGATTCGGTGCAGGCCTCACCATCACCCAATGCATTGCCCCCACCGCCGGGCTCCACCCTGATTGGCATGGCCAATCCTTCGGCTGATATTGGTTCCTGCAATGTTTCACCTGCCACCACACCGACCCAGGGTTCGCCCAATCTCTCCCTTATGGGGGCCAACAGAATGGGCGCCCGAGCCAGCATAAGTGTGGGCGCTCCAAACTATCGCCGCAAGTCCAGTGCACTGCTGCATCCGGATCATGCGCGGCTGTTCGCTTTGCGCATGAAACATGCCGCCGCCTTGGAAAGAGCCCAAACCTCGCCGGATCAAACCTCCATCGAGGATGCGACTGAGTTCCATGACAATGGTCTGGCTACAAATTTGCGTCTCTGTTCTGCCTCGTCATCGACGACGTCGTCGCTAACCTCCGTGGCCGCGGTAAGCTTGGGCGGAGGAGTATCCTCCTCTGCCGCTGCAGCAGCTGCACTAGCAGCTGCCGCCGGTGCGGGGGCCCAGCAGCGAGTCTCCGATCCGTGGCTACAGCCGCAATCAGATCGAGAAAGAGATTCTCGTCACGAACGCCGTCGTTCTTCGACTGTCACCCGTTACTCCCTCTTCGATGCGCTGGATCTTGAGTATGCCCTACTGCGAGCCGCAGCCCGAGGCTCCGTCGGTCCCTACTCTCTGAGCGAATCGATACACAAACTAACTTTCACGCAATCACTGGCCTTCCCGGCCTTGGCGCGCGGTCTGGCTTCCAAACGTCGACGCTCCAACACCAGAATGAGTTCGCGACCCCTCAACCCCAATGAATCCGGTCTGAATACCTGCGCCAAAGTGGTGACCGCGGTCATTTTAGTGGCAATCTCTTTTATGGTCTTTCTCATAGTGTATAAATTTGTACGGACGTGA